One genomic segment of Sebastes fasciatus isolate fSebFas1 chromosome 17, fSebFas1.pri, whole genome shotgun sequence includes these proteins:
- the ccdc126 gene encoding coiled-coil domain-containing protein 126 — MLGTLLRRNMSQKLSVLLLVFGLAWGLMLLRYTVQQPRHQSSAELREQILELSRRYVKVLTEENQNAPGGPQGTSMAGYADLKRTIAVLLDDILTRLVKLEGKIELAVNASSTNASHTAGGVLASAPAALQKASKQETPGSHPGPSRLHPHIPNRPRPHQGA, encoded by the exons ATGCTGGGTACACTCCTGCGGAGGAACATGTCCCAGAAGCTgagtgtgctgctgctggtatTCGGACTGGCGTGGGGACTCATGCTGCTGCGCTACACCGTGCAGCAGCCTCGCCATCAGAGCAGCGCCGAACTACGCGAGCAGATCCTGGAGCTCAGCCGGAGATATGTCAAGGTCCTGacagaggagaaccagaacgCACCAGGTGGGCCGCAGGGAACCTCCATGGCTGGTTATG CTGATCTGAAGAGGACGATCGCTGTGCTATTGGACGACATCCTGACACGGCTGGTCAAACTGGAGGGGAAAATCGAGTTGGCGGTCAATGCCTCCTCCACCAACGCCTCCCACACAGCAGGGGGCGTCCTCGCTTCCGCTCCCGCCGCCCTACAGAAAGCCTCAAAGCAGGAGACACCTGGCAGCCACCCAGGCCCGTCACGCCTCCACCCACACATCCCTAATAGGCCACGGCCACATCAAGGAGCATAG
- the fam221a gene encoding protein FAM221A produces the protein METISLDKPALQAVDDYLEYRRIVGDDDGGKLFTPEEYEEYKRRVLPQRLKNRLYVSFGVPGGIDCKLIGPETECFCTHRYKQHKTDFEVVPSERPLALPCQVRGCHCSAYQYVPRIGLHTVRCRCKHLHQDHSEATGHLCKKCSSCSGFKSPLTCGCGQPSYAHQTLVETKLEREARGRPTGRDVPYAAMGGLTGFSSLSDGYLALEVSGSDQDREDGCQQRRSASGIKDTSTKASSSVHCERETNKQ, from the exons ATGGAGACAATATCTCTCGATAAACCGGCTTTACAAGCAGTGGATGACTACTTGGAGTACAGAAG GATTGTGGGTGATGATGACGGAGGAAAACTGTTCACTCCAGAGGAATATGAGGAGTACAAGAGGAGGGTGTTACCTCAACGACTGAAAAACAGGCTGTATGTCAGCTTTGGGGTTCCAGGAGGTATCGACTGCAAACTCATTGGTCCTGAGACAGAGTGCTTTTGTACACATAG GTACAAGCAACATAAGACCGATTTCGAAGTGGTTCCCTCTGAGCGACCCCTGGCCCTACCATGCCAGGTCAGAGGATGTCATTGCTCTGCCTACCAGTATGTTCCCCGGATTGGACTACACACTGTCCGCTGCAGGTGTAAACACCTTCATCAGGACCACAGTGAAGCTACTGGCCACTTGTGCAAAAAAT gcAGTTCCTGTTCTGGGTTCAAGAGCCCCCTCACCTGTGGGTGTGGCCAGCCCAGCTATGCCCATCAGACCCTG GTTGAGACAAAACTAGAGAGGGAGGCACGTGGTCGGCCCACAGGCAGGGATGTCCCTTATGCTGCCATGGGGGGGCTGACGGGGTTCAGCTCCTTGTCGGATGGTTACCTCGCTTTGGAAGTCAGCGGCTCAG ATCAAGACAGAGAAGATGGCTGCCAGCAGAGACGCTCTGCATCAGGGATCAAAGACACGTCTACTAAAGCATCTAGCTCTGTtcactgtgagagagagaccaaCAAACAGTGA